AAGTTAACAAGGAAGCAACAGGCCTGGAAGTAGCCAATTCTCGCGGAGGGATAGGAGACTTGATGTTGATGTTTGAACTCAGGAAGAAGATAATAACCTTTAGAGACATTCTTCACCTCCCACCTTGTGCTAATGCTACTGCAATTGCTGAGGTACTATGTCTAAATGCAGCTAAATCAGTAAGGTTTACAATTTGGACTTTGACATAAATTTCTCACTTTTACTTCCCTTTCAGTTGGTCGTGCGAACTTTGGAGGATCTTAAGAAGTTGTATCCCAGTATCCTGCCGAATATCGAAGAAAGCAAAGAAGTTTCATTACAGCAGGTTTATTCAATATTAAGTACCTCAGTATAGATATAATACTTCTTGAAAATACATGAATTCACACGATGAAGGATGTTTGTCCAGGAGATGTCCAATCTTTACGAGGCTCTAAAATCTATAGGAGACGTCTGGGACAACAATCGTATGTTAGTTGCTGACTCTGTGCACTGTGCAGATGGTAGCTCAAATGCTACAAACTCGAAGCAACTTGGTaagttctttttctttattattgAACTGTTTCCATGTTTCAGAGTTGATAAATGACTTTTTTAAAGGAAATTTACAGTTTCTGTGCATGCAAGGTGGACGAGTGATTGAAGAGCTTGACAATATGATTAAAACTGCAAGGCAGAATTTTGATGTCATGCATGAAGATGAGAAAAGCAATAAAGACGTTTTAAGAGAAATGTCTCCAGATATCAAAAACACCTGTTCTTCTCTAGCATCACCCAATTCAGTCCCTACTGGTCTGATGAAACCCAGTGCAGTTGCTGATGCTTCTAACCCTCTCCCCACTTTACTTCAGACAGTGGAAAAATGCATCTCCACGGACATATGTCCTGCGGTGTCATTACAAGGCACTGTTCCTGTTAAAGAGGGGAGGAAGAAGGCGGATGAACAAACAGAGAACTTTAGCAAAGCGAAAAGCACCACTGAAGGATCACCAAGAATAGCAACGAATGAAGTCACAAGTAGTCCCAAGTCTGGAATCAAACCTAAGAGCAATTTGAGTGACATGCTTAACGCAAGAAGGCCAAAAGAAGCAAGCCGGTCTTTATCACTCCCATCCATTCCCACATCTCCAGTACCCCTTGCGGCTCCACCTCCACCTCATCCTCCAACAGTTGGGGTTTCACGGCTAAATGGTACTGCTCCGCCTCCACCTCCTCCTCCAGGATTGGGGGTTCGAAAATTCCCAAGCCTGAAGAGATCAAATTCAAAACTGAGGAGATCAAATCATATGGGAAACTTGTATCGAAATCTCAAAAGAAAACTGGAAGGATCAAATGTTACTGATGCAATATCTAATAAGATAAATCGTCGGGTTGGTGGTCTTACCAGCATAAAACAAGGAATGGCTGCAGCCCTTGCTGAAATGACAAAAAGGTACTTTACAGTGGAAATAACTATTCACCACGGACTGTGTTACAATAGACAAGTAGATATGGCAAATGATGATGCTTCATGGTGCATGATCTCTTTGTTTGGATTTCAGATCAGCATATTTTCATCAGATTGAAGAAGATGTTCACAAGCACTCTGAAATGATCATGAAGCTGAGAGATGACATATGTTCCTTTAAGACAAAAGACATGGCTGAGCTTCAAAAGTTCCGTAGAGATGTAGAGAAACATCTAGAGGAATTGAGTGATGAGACTCAGGTGAGTTATCTCAGATTTTGAGCAGGTTCAGCAAATTCAAAGTTTAGAAGGACATAAAACATGCTTTTGCTTTCACAGGTTTTGGCAAGGTTTGAAGATTTTCCTACAAAGAAGCTGGAATCATTGCGGATAGCCGCTGCATTGCACTCAAAATTGGAAGGAATAGCTTTTACCCTGGAGCATTGGAAAACTGAGCCTCCAGTTGAGATGATGCTCGACAAGGTGGAACGCTATTTCAACAAGGTAAATCTCATGATCTTACGCCTAAATTAACCAATATCAAAGAATGAGATACTGAGAATTATGAACTCTTCAACCAGATTAAAGTAGATATAGAATTATTGGACCGGAGCAAAGATGAAGATTCTAAGCATCTTCGAAGTCATGATATTGTTTTTGACTTCAACATATTGATAAGAATCAAGGAACTTATGGTGGATGTTTCCTCAGCCTGCATGGAGTTGGCACTCAAGGTAACTATTCAAGTATTTGCTACCTAcctcttttgcatttttttcaccCTTTCTAGCACCCTACAATTACTATGAACTTCTCACCAGGAACGAAGAGAAGCAACTGAAGGAAAACGAAAAGCACTCACGAAACTGCTATGGAGGGCTTTTCAGCTAGCGTTTCGAGTCTATACCTTCGCTGGGGGACAAGATGAGCGAGCTGACAGTTTGACCAAGGAACTAGGTCGAGTACTACATAGTGATGCGTGATAGTAGTGAAGTCATAGAATCCTCAAACAAGTGCAGTAATCTCTGCATATCTCCTATTGGCAAACGACAGCCTAGAACCATTGTTGTAACATCTCCTGTAGTTTTTGAACTGAAGCGCTGGATTCAGGTGCAATGACATGATGTATCTGGAA
Above is a genomic segment from Coffea eugenioides isolate CCC68of chromosome 5, Ceug_1.0, whole genome shotgun sequence containing:
- the LOC113771754 gene encoding uncharacterized protein At4g04980-like; translation: MLMFELRKKIITFRDILHLPPCANATAIAELVVRTLEDLKKLYPSILPNIEESKEVSLQQEMSNLYEALKSIGDVWDNNRMLVADSVHCADGSSNATNSKQLGGRVIEELDNMIKTARQNFDVMHEDEKSNKDVLREMSPDIKNTCSSLASPNSVPTGLMKPSAVADASNPLPTLLQTVEKCISTDICPAVSLQGTVPVKEGRKKADEQTENFSKAKSTTEGSPRIATNEVTSSPKSGIKPKSNLSDMLNARRPKEASRSLSLPSIPTSPVPLAAPPPPHPPTVGVSRLNGTAPPPPPPPGLGVRKFPSLKRSNSKLRRSNHMGNLYRNLKRKLEGSNVTDAISNKINRRVGGLTSIKQGMAAALAEMTKRSAYFHQIEEDVHKHSEMIMKLRDDICSFKTKDMAELQKFRRDVEKHLEELSDETQVLARFEDFPTKKLESLRIAAALHSKLEGIAFTLEHWKTEPPVEMMLDKVERYFNKIKVDIELLDRSKDEDSKHLRSHDIVFDFNILIRIKELMVDVSSACMELALKERREATEGKRKALTKLLWRAFQLAFRVYTFAGGQDERADSLTKELGRVLHSDA